Part of the Nitrosophilus alvini genome, ATCGTCTGAGCATATATAGTCGTTTGAGCATTTTTTTGCGAGCAGCAATTTTCTCTTTTTTTCTTCGCTCAGTAGGTTTTTCGTAGAACCTTCTTGCTCTGGCCTCAGTAACTATCAAGTTTCTGTCGACCTGTTTTTTAAAGAGTCTGTATGCTTCCTCAAACGACTGATGTGGCTTAACGAGGATGCCAGGCATCTGACATCACCCCCTTCCGGTTAG contains:
- the rpsU gene encoding 30S ribosomal protein S21, which codes for MPGILVKPHQSFEEAYRLFKKQVDRNLIVTEARARRFYEKPTERRKKEKIAARKKMLKRLYMLRRYESRL